The Pandoraea apista genomic interval GTGTCTGAACGAATCGGCGCTCACGTCCGATCTCATCGTATGCCCGGCGTCGCTCGGTCTGCCGCCACTGCCGCGTGCCGAGTTCCACCTGCTGCCCGGCCGCGCCGACGAAACCGACCTGATCCGGCACGCGCGCAATGCGCTGCTGCGGCTCTTCGCGTGATACCTTTGCCCCCTGATCCCGATTTTGCCCGCTCATTGCGGTTGCCGTTATGCCGGAAGCCACACCGATTCGTCTGAATTTCAACACCCGCCGCGCGCTGCTGTTCGCGCTGACGGCCGAGCGTCTGTCGGCGTTCTATGAGCACGGGCAGTGGATGACGGACAAGCAGGGCGCCACCCTCGCACAGATGTGGCTGTCGCGCTCGAAGCTGCAATTGCCGCTCGACGAGCGGCGTCTGCTCTCGACGCTGAGCGACGATTTCGCGCGCGAGCTGGCCGGCACGCTGTCTCGCGAAGCCGGCCTGTACACCGCGCATGAAATGATGGAATCGCTCGACGCAGACTACGCATACGCGTCCGTCGTCGCGCAAGACCTGCTGGAAGATTGCACGCGACGCCTCGTCGAGGCAGGCGTTACCGACTGATACGGACGCACGACGGATCGTGCGTGCCGCGCGCCGTCGCCACGCAAGCGAAAGGTAGCAACACTTGGTCGTCAGGCGACGATGCCACGCTCCTGCACCAGCACCCACGGCGCCACAACGACCGCCCACAGCTCCGGCGTGCGCTGAGCATAGTCGCTCGCGTGGTCCGCTTGCATGCGTTGCACCATCCCCGCTGACAGCCATTGCGACACGGTGTCCTTGTCGTCGTTGGCGAGCGCTTCGGCAACCGACACAAGGTCGACACCGGGGGCAACGTAAAGCAGCACGCCGCGCGCAAAGAACGATTCCAGATCCTTCCAGTCGATCTTGGCAGTTTCACTCAGCAGGCGTACGTAGACCTCGCTCGGTCCTGACGCTGCGTTTTGAAGGGGTGGATCTGATTTGTCGGGCTTGGGTGAATCCATGACAGCAAGGCTCCGTGGCAGCGCAGACCAAAACACGGCGGCGCGCGGGAAAGCGTAAATATCGAAAACCCGCATTGTAATGCGCCCCGGCGTGCTTGACGGTGGTAGCATCGGAACCCCACGTATAGCGTCGGTGTCGCAGTGACATGACACGGCCGCTGCGTGGTGGCTAACGTTTTACCGAGGAACCGCATGTCCAAACAAAAAACCGATCCCAAGCTGGAACAAGCCCTGACGCGCGGCGATCTCGCCATGCGCCAGATCAACTCTGCCCGTGCAACCGCGTTGTTGCGCGCGCTTGGCGAGATGATCGTGGCAGCGTCGGCAACGATCGGCGTCGAAGCGGTGGTAGACGTGCCGAACGGCGACAAGGTCTACGATCCGGAAGACGGTGTGTGGCCGCAGGCACTCGTACTGTCGTTCGACGGCCCTATCGACGAAGCCGACGAGGAAGAGCTGCGTACCGTGCAGTTGATCGCCGACAAGCATCCGGAGACGTTCCAGGTGGTGTGGCATCGTGCCGATG includes:
- a CDS encoding DUF2288 domain-containing protein, giving the protein MDSPKPDKSDPPLQNAASGPSEVYVRLLSETAKIDWKDLESFFARGVLLYVAPGVDLVSVAEALANDDKDTVSQWLSAGMVQRMQADHASDYAQRTPELWAVVVAPWVLVQERGIVA